Proteins encoded in a region of the Dendropsophus ebraccatus isolate aDenEbr1 chromosome 11, aDenEbr1.pat, whole genome shotgun sequence genome:
- the GNAT2 gene encoding guanine nucleotide-binding protein G(t) subunit alpha-2: MGSGASAEDKELAKRSKELEKKLQEDAAMDAKTVKLLLLGAGESGKSTIVKQMKIIHQDGYTEQECMEFKSIIYGNVLQSILAIIRAMSTLGIDYADSSKADDGRLLCHLADSIEEGTMPPELVDVIKKLWKDDGVQASFERAAEYQLNDSAPYYLNQLDRITAPNYLPNEQDVLRSRVKTTGIIETQFSFKDLHFRMFDVGGQRSERKKWIHCFEGVTCIIFCGALSAYDMVLVEDEEVNRMHESLHLFNSICNHKFFAATSIVLFLNKKDLFEQKIKKVHLSICFPDYDGPNTYEDAGNYIKNQFLDLNMRKDVKEIYGHMTCATDTQNVKFVFDAVTDIVIKETLKDCGLF; the protein is encoded by the exons ATGGGAAGTGGAGCGAGTGCAGAAGACAAAGAGCTGGCCAAGAGATCTAAAGAGCTGGAGAAAAAGCTTCAAGAAGATGCCGCAATGGATGCAAAAACCGTAAAGCTGCTATTGCTGG GTGCTGGAGAGTCTGGAAAGAGCACGATTGTGAAGCAAATGAA GATTATTCACCAAGATGGATACACAGAGCAGGAATGCATGGAGTTTAAGTCCATTATCTATGGCAACGTGCTGCAGTCAATACTTGCCATAATCCGTGCTATGTCCACCCTGGGTATAGACTACGCCGACTCCAGCAAAGCG GATGATGGCCGCCTCCTTTGCCACCTTGCAGACTCCATTGAGGAGGGCACAATGCCTCCAGAGCTCGTGGATGTGATCAAGAAGCTCTGGAAAGATGATGGGGTCCAAGCCTCTTTTGAAAGAGCAGCGGAATACCAGCTGAATGACTCGGCACCATA TTACCTTAATCAGCTGGACCGGATCACAGCGCCCAATTACCTCCCAAATGAACAAGATGTCCTCCGCTCCCGCGTGAAAACCACAGGGATCATAGAGACccagttctcctttaaggacctaCACTTCAG AATGTTTGACGTGGGTGGACAGAGGTCTGAGCGCAAGAAATGGATCCACTGTTTTGAAGGAGTCACTTGCATTATATTCTGTGGAGCATTAAGTGCATATGACATGGTCCTGGTGGAAGATGAAGAAGTG AACCGGATGCACGAATCACTCCATCTCTTTAACAGCATCTGTAACCATAAATTCTTTGCTGCCACGTCCATAGTACTTTTCCTGAACAAGAAGGATCTTTTTGAACAAAAAATCAAGAAAGTTCATCTAAGCATCTGTTTCCCAGACTACGATG GGCCAAACACCTATGAAGATGCGGGCAATTACATCAAGAATCAGTTTCTTGACTTAAACATGCGGAAAGATGTCAAGGAGATCTATGGTCACATGACCTGTGCCACAGACACGCAGAACGTTAAGTTTGTGTTTGACGCGGTGACTGATATCGTTATCAAGGAGACGCTCAAGGACTGCGGCCTCTTCTGA